The Desulfovibrio sp. sequence ACTGTCTCATAGCGGCTGCCACAAGTGGACGGAGACGCTAAGGAAGCTTTTTCACAACTCATGGTTCATTCCTCCGAAGTAATGGATTCAATTAGTTCTTTGCAGCGCAGCAGCCACAGGCTTTAGGGACACCGATCGGCTCGGCCGTTATGAGCAATTCGAGAAGGATTCCAGCCGTGCTGGCAGTGAAACGCTTGCACTTCTCAAGGTTTTCCTGAGGTCCAAGAGCATCAAGCACATCCTTGCAGCGCGTATGTCCGGTTAGGGCCTGGACCCTTTCTCTGAACTCAGAAGCCGTTACGGCGATATCGTCCCAACTCTCCCCAGCGTTGTCGCGGCCCTGAAGAATCCCCAAGGCG is a genomic window containing:
- a CDS encoding C_GCAxxG_C_C family protein; this translates as MNKEQVEQRTYDLFQGGLICSESVLTAVLEASGVVPDDFSPKIATAFGGGVGRCREEMCGALAGGLIALGILQGRDNAGESWDDIAVTASEFRERVQALTGHTRCKDVLDALGPQENLEKCKRFTASTAGILLELLITAEPIGVPKACGCCAAKN